CCTGCCCCTCATGGTGCCTTCGTTGATCACGCCAACGCCTGTCTGTATCGTGAAACCATGCATCGGCAGCACGACACCTGAAGACGCGCACGAGGATCATCCATGACAAGTTCGGCAAACATTGCGACCGACTCACCGGCCAACACCGACGTGCTGATCATCGGCGCGGGCCCAGTGGGCCTGTTCGCCGCTTTCGAGGCAGGCGTGATCGGGCTTTCCAGCGTGATCGTCGACAACGTCGAGCGCGCAGGCGGCCAGTGTATCGAGCTGTATCCGGACAAGCCGATCTACGACATCCCCGCGATCCCCTCCTGCACCGCCCGAGAACTGGTCGACCGCCTGCTCGAGCAATGCCGGCCTTTCGCTCCGCCGCTGCATCTCGGGCATCGCGTCGACACGGTCGAGCAGCTGGATAACGGGCGCTGGCTCGCGCGTACCGACAAGGGACTCACGGTTGAATCCGCCGCCATCCTGATTGCGGCCGGCAATGGGTCGTTCGTGCCGCAACGCTTGCAGCTCGACGACGCAGCGCCGCTCGAAGGTCATTATGTTCACTACAGCGTAAGCAATCTCGCCGATTTCGCCGGGAAGAAAATGGTGGTGGCAGGGGGAGGCGACTCCGCGCTCGATTGGGCCTTGGCGCTTCGCACCGTCGCGCAGCACGTCACGCTCGTGCACCGGCGCAATGGCTTCAGCGCGACGGACTCGAGCGTCGCCAACATGCGCCGTGCCGTCGAGGCGGGCGAAATGAATTTTGCGGTCGGCACGATTGCGAGCCTGAACGCACCGGGTGGACAGCTCGAATCGATCGAGCTTCGTCAGGCCGAGGGATCCGTGCAGCTGGCCACGGATCATCTGCTCGTTCTGTTCGGTCTCGTCGCGGACCTGGGTCCGATCCAACAATGGGGCGTCGAAGTGCGGGGCGGCCGCATCACTGTCGACACCTCGAACTACGAGAGTTCGCGTCCCGGCATCTTCGCAGCAGGCGATATCGCGGGCTACCCGAACAAGCAGAAGCTGATTCTGTCTGGCTTTCACGAAGCGTCGCTCGCGCTTCGGAAGGCGTACAGCTACGCGTATCCGGACAAGAAACGCGTGCATATCCACTCGAGTTACGACGCCAAACTCGCAGAGCGCGTCGCCGCGTCTCACACCTAGCATCTGGACTTCCGTCGAGTTCCGTGCATCGCTCTTCGTGTATAAAGGAGGGAGCCAGAATCCACGGAGCCCGACGTGTCCGAAATGCCGCCGTCAAGCACGAACGCAGCCGCCGAAGATCCGCCGGCATCCATGTGGCGTCGCATGACGCCATGGGCAATGGGCGGCGCAGTCGTACTGCTGCTCATCGTTCTGTTCGTTGCCTTCAACCCAACGCGAAAGAGTCCGGATGAGCGCGCGCTGAGTGAGCTTGGATTCATTAAAGGCACCTGCAGCGACAGCGGCACTTCAACAGCAAAAACCGAATCGACCTGCCTCGCACTGCGAGCGCAGCCGACCTTGACGGCGTCGCAAGTCGCTGCCGCCGTGCCGCATCTGAAGGATTCCGACCGCAACATCGAATTGAATCTCGCCAACACGCAAATCGACAATCTCGATGCACTGAAGGAACTGGACACGCTGGAGTCGCTCGATCTGACGGGAACGCCCATCTGGAACATCGACGCACTCAAGGACATGCATTCGCTGAAGCGGCTGGTTCTTCATCGCACGGAGGTCGAGAACATCGCCGCGCTCAAAGGATTGACCGGTCTGCAATCGCTTACGCTGTGGGACACGCGTGTTTCGAACCTCGACGCGCTGAAGAGTCTCACTGACCTGCGGCAACTCGACCTGCGTGACACACAGGTTCGCGATCTCGATCCGCTCGAAGATCTGCCTCGCCTGGACACGCTTAAGCTCGGCGGCGCGCGAAACGTGCGCGACATCGACGCGCTCGGCCAGCTCACTTCGCTGAAAACACTCGACCTTAACGAGACTCAGGTCGACAGCATCAAGCCGTTGAAGAAACTGCGCGACATGCAGGCGCTCTATCTTGCGAATACACCGCTGCGCGACATCGATGCAATAAAGAACATGCCCTCGCTCAAGA
This Paraburkholderia phymatum STM815 DNA region includes the following protein-coding sequences:
- a CDS encoding NAD(P)/FAD-dependent oxidoreductase is translated as MTSSANIATDSPANTDVLIIGAGPVGLFAAFEAGVIGLSSVIVDNVERAGGQCIELYPDKPIYDIPAIPSCTARELVDRLLEQCRPFAPPLHLGHRVDTVEQLDNGRWLARTDKGLTVESAAILIAAGNGSFVPQRLQLDDAAPLEGHYVHYSVSNLADFAGKKMVVAGGGDSALDWALALRTVAQHVTLVHRRNGFSATDSSVANMRRAVEAGEMNFAVGTIASLNAPGGQLESIELRQAEGSVQLATDHLLVLFGLVADLGPIQQWGVEVRGGRITVDTSNYESSRPGIFAAGDIAGYPNKQKLILSGFHEASLALRKAYSYAYPDKKRVHIHSSYDAKLAERVAASHT
- a CDS encoding leucine-rich repeat domain-containing protein, translated to MPPSSTNAAAEDPPASMWRRMTPWAMGGAVVLLLIVLFVAFNPTRKSPDERALSELGFIKGTCSDSGTSTAKTESTCLALRAQPTLTASQVAAAVPHLKDSDRNIELNLANTQIDNLDALKELDTLESLDLTGTPIWNIDALKDMHSLKRLVLHRTEVENIAALKGLTGLQSLTLWDTRVSNLDALKSLTDLRQLDLRDTQVRDLDPLEDLPRLDTLKLGGARNVRDIDALGQLTSLKTLDLNETQVDSIKPLKKLRDMQALYLANTPLRDIDAIKNMPSLKTLVLDGSRVDDIDGVRGLQQMDTLVLARTQIANIDALKGLTGLQRLNLADTRVDNIDALRDLKNLRMLNLFRTRVRNVDALRGLTNLQELYLANTPIDDVDVLKGLSGLRELVLYGTKARNVDDLKAALPKTRIVW